The following coding sequences are from one Epilithonimonas vandammei window:
- a CDS encoding T9SS type A sorting domain-containing protein — protein MKNILLSTIVLVGLCAISNAQSLDTTFGTNGTITHTGIGNYFDATELPDGSVILSGDYETSSVSKAVVTKLKPDGSLDTSFGSGGKYVIDQFSDVNYYEAFSKAILQPDGKLVLLYGAEYDNGIDEETISVRMMRLNSNGSVDNSFLGYSVQNVGEDNYPYGIFRLQSGKILMYGENYIMRFNENGTLDTTYANNGIRNIAFDIDELNIIGSAIYLEDYTGKRLVRLDDESSSNTKTYNLPENSSYYFQGNNIYVHSYVNFSEITKLDFNFDPVSTYGDNGKASFSEYLGYNFVFQSQGSILSRSYITNYDQNGNILSEDLAYRRINPDGTPDSTFGTAGVYKINILKNAPYNYYSDDYVHSNGKLYHLFYDKDWENNNIYLKRSNLPSEILATENVALTKEIGIIQNPVRENLILNGNLRSAKIYDMSGKETGISFEGKQTSVERLKTGAYIINAVSDSGKKINLKFIKK, from the coding sequence ATGAAAAACATTTTATTATCTACGATTGTACTAGTAGGATTATGTGCAATCAGCAATGCCCAATCTTTAGACACTACTTTCGGGACAAACGGAACAATAACCCATACCGGAATTGGAAACTATTTTGACGCGACAGAACTCCCGGACGGTAGCGTGATCCTTAGCGGAGATTATGAGACCAGCTCTGTATCAAAAGCCGTTGTCACAAAATTGAAACCAGACGGAAGCCTTGATACATCTTTTGGATCGGGCGGAAAATATGTGATCGACCAGTTTTCGGATGTGAATTATTATGAGGCTTTTTCCAAAGCAATTCTTCAACCGGATGGTAAATTAGTATTGCTCTACGGAGCAGAATATGACAATGGTATAGACGAGGAAACTATAAGTGTAAGAATGATGCGTTTGAATAGCAACGGATCTGTAGATAATAGTTTTTTGGGATACAGTGTACAAAATGTTGGAGAGGACAATTATCCATATGGTATTTTCCGATTGCAGTCTGGCAAGATTCTAATGTATGGAGAGAATTATATTATGCGCTTCAACGAAAATGGAACTTTGGACACTACTTATGCCAATAACGGAATCAGAAATATTGCATTTGATATTGATGAGCTTAATATCATTGGAAGCGCAATTTATCTTGAGGATTACACTGGAAAAAGACTTGTGAGGCTTGATGATGAGAGTTCCAGCAATACTAAAACTTATAATCTGCCAGAAAACTCAAGTTATTATTTTCAAGGAAACAACATATATGTCCACAGCTACGTCAATTTCAGCGAAATTACAAAATTAGATTTTAATTTCGATCCTGTAAGCACTTATGGGGATAACGGCAAAGCTAGTTTCAGCGAATATCTTGGTTACAATTTTGTTTTCCAATCGCAAGGTAGTATCTTGTCAAGATCTTATATTACCAACTATGATCAGAACGGCAACATCTTGAGCGAAGATTTAGCATACAGAAGAATAAATCCTGACGGCACACCTGATTCTACTTTTGGTACAGCGGGCGTTTACAAGATCAATATCCTAAAAAATGCCCCTTATAATTATTATAGTGACGATTACGTGCATTCCAACGGGAAATTGTACCATCTATTCTATGATAAAGACTGGGAGAATAACAACATATATTTGAAAAGAAGCAATCTACCTAGCGAAATACTAGCAACAGAAAATGTCGCTTTGACAAAAGAAATTGGTATAATCCAGAATCCTGTCCGTGAAAATCTCATCTTAAACGGAAATCTCAGAAGTGCCAAAATATACGATATGAGTGGAAAAGAAACAGGAATTAGCTTTGAAGGAAAACAAACTTCCGTAGAGCGTCTTAAAACCGGAGCATACATCATTAATGCGGTATCGGATTCTGGAAAGAAAATCAATCTGAAATTTATCAAAAAGTAA